In Malassezia japonica chromosome 2, complete sequence, one DNA window encodes the following:
- a CDS encoding uncharacterized protein (EggNog:ENOG503P67T; COG:K; TransMembrane:1 (o646-665i)), producing the protein MDPITHLEDALDTLLKVMASAIAYLSRKAGHKQVNPRIPLTVLGTTEALPDEELASNRDELVHDLVAQAKEVEARIGSLPTLDGDEEARLDTLLQRLCTERQGARQLLEPSASQQLISDAEGSGATCSARKSMENAPWMVPPGTTQNMEAIHTSALDTDAKAWHAGGAPLSPKFWAQVELPDMFLSNLFHQSDAGYQDDSLNEFSGSVSTASETDEGADAFQDFMFSQVSETSSPEHESLLDGVSHAHSSPSDAPLPFKPNSPMADMLGQWMPRPEQPQNAAHESMPGVVSMDHLFAPIFSMGAPPGGAAPAQQQQQQQQQQPMSPPAHAPAQEAPRSDEPVLPGLLQMPTGSNANALTALARIREFSKHADAEHASRAPAAFGSHAMQRHAPSSSGSNASGQSPSDSGAAWSKKVAHNAIERRYRSNINDRIAGLRDVVPALREMRPRGGPRRRRRNKAEKEELVDGVAAATKMSKATVLSKATEYICYLKSREVQLDREVNALQMLVRSLEGGEELLAAWNAEVERMQRLHPPTDAAYGSGPPPAPFPDMDEADESDNDEEDDSAPSVDEERPSKMPRYMLGAFVGFSFLGGAADWTEGGDAPAFAPTHTRVLGASHQLLKRSSGAAAAHHLDHVPSHSLIFELLRTAALVATVVLLVWSWVVRRQQKVKAQRTERAALLQDACAMPILMQTPMEHAHETHSVRLDEAEAQYDALSDAVGTPSSTVALGATLLKQGIVATILAHVPVLDQLVARYVRATSDPTALAMEKHACLRRLELELALGDRVQPSTSQRLLTLAKYQTHLLIAPHTPQEMMVLALAYASYAPRSAWPNWFELQGAQLWNDLRAAQVDAKTDRGMSAVLSAPLDLVCDYAACALPTSASTLVAVSPLSNVLDALRSEELLAFWTTLLASMMRQSDDASSALQPRVLDVVKDKASLLGLRKQLTTIAQERPLRNALAAQQLWVAYAVLALVSGNVSGAKQTARMLAEATQVRTRATHLLLQLVLNEPGECPSPSGPIDALSSVVLGWMVLQRTYCASERLPVAELQQLASQCLWDAVAPSEPEAAVRSARPLSVTDHVRTVLGEVACRVSEHTATPAAVQLATRPWHSACTEAHRVHIPSLTNSLDTLMDHLAGISAQAM; encoded by the exons ATGGACCCGATCACGCATCTGGAAGACGCGCTGGATACCCTGCTCAAGGTGATGGCGTCGGCCATTGCCTACCTGTCGCGCAAGGCGGGGCACAAGCAGGTGAATCCGCGCATCCCCCTTACCGTGCTTGgcacgaccgaggcgctgccggacgaggagctcgcgtcGAACCGtgacgagctcgtccacgacctcgtcgcACAGGCAAaggaggtcgaggcgcgcatcggcTCTTTGCCGACACTCGATGGCGACGAAGAGGCACGC CTCGATACCCTCCTCCAGCGCCTGTgcaccgagcgccagggcgcacggcagctgctcgagcctTCTGCATCAC AACAGCTGATTTCGGACGCGGAGGGCAGTGGCGCCACTTGCTCTGCGCGTAAATCGATGGAGAACGCGCCGTGGATGGTGCCCCCTGGCACCACACAGAATATGGAAGCCATACACACAAGTGCGCTGGATACCGATGCGAAGGCATggcacgccggcggcgcgcccctCTCGCCCAAGTTCTGGGCACAGGTGGAGCTGCCCGACATGTTCCTGAGCAACCTCTTTCACCAGTCCGACGCGGGCTACCAGGACGACTCGCTGAACGAGTTCTCGGGATCGGTGTCCaccgcgagcgagacggACGAGGGCGCGGATGCGTTCCAAGACTTTATGTTCTCCCAGGTCTCGGAAACCTCATCGCCGGAGCACGAGagcctgctcgacggcgtgaGCCACGCACACAGCAGCCCGTCGGACGCCCCGCTCCCGTTCAAGCCCAACTCACCGATGGCAGATATGCTGGGGCAGTGGATGCCCCGACCAGAGCAGCCACAGAACGCCGCACACGAGTCGATGCCGGGCGTCGTCTCGATGGATCACCTCTTTGCGCCGATCTTTTCGATGGGCGCGCCTCCAgggggcgccgcgcccgcacAGCAGCAGCAACAGCAACAGCAACAGCAGCCGatgtcgccgccggcccACGCGCCTGCCCaagaggcgccgcgctcggacGAGCCGGTCCTCCCGGGCCTGCTGCAGATGCCGACGGGCAGCAACGCAAATGCCCTCACCGCcctcgcgcgcatccgcgagTTTTCCAAGCACGcagacgccgagcacgcgtcccgcgcgccggccgcgttTGGCTCGCACGCGATGCAACGCCATGCGCCATCGAGCTCGGGAAGCAACGCTTCAGGCCAGTCGCCGTCGGACTCGGGCGCGGCATGGTCAAAAAAGGTGGCGCACAATGCGATCGAGCGGCGGTACCGCAGCAATATCAACGACCGCATCGCTGGCCTGCGTGACGTCGTcccggcgctgcgcgagatgcgGCCGCGGGGtggtccgcgtcgccgccggcgaaaCAAGGCAGAGAAGGaggagctggtcgacggTGTCGCTGCTGCGACCAAGATGAGCAAGGCGACGGTCCTGTCCAAGGCGACCGAGTATATCTGCTACCTCAAGTCACGGGaggtgcagctcgaccgcgaggtgaatgcgctgcagatgctcgtgcgctcgctcgaaggcggcgaggagctcctTGCTGCGTGGAACGCCGAGGTggagcgcatgcagcgcctgcacccCCCCACGGACGCCGCGTACGGCAGCGGGCCGCCCCCTGCACCGTTCCCCGAtatggacgaggcggacgaaTCGGACaacgacgaagaggacgacTCGGCGCCAtcggtcgacgaggagcggccGAGCAAGATGCCGCGGTACATGCTGGGTGCGTTTGTCGGATTCTCGTTCCTGGGCGGAGCGGCAGACTGGACCGAAGGCGGTGACGCACCCGCCTTTGCGCCGACGCACACGCGCGTCCTTGGCGCAAGCCACCAGCTGCtgaagcgctcgagcggcgcggcggcggcccacCACCTCGACCACGTCCCGAGCCACTCGCTGATCTTtgagctcctgcgcactgctgcgctcgtcgctACTGTTGTCTTGCTTGTGTGGTCGTGGGTAGTGCGGCGCCAGCAAAAGGTCAAGGCGCAACGCACAGAGCGTGCGGCACTCTTGCAGGACGCGTGTGCGATGCCAATCCTGATGCAGACGCCGATGGAGCACGCCCACGAGACGCACTctgtgcgcctcgacgaggccgaggcgcagtaCGATGCGCTGTCCGATGCGGTTGGCACACCGTCAAGCAcggtcgccctcggcgctACGCTGCTCAAGCAGGGCATCGTCGCCACgatcctcgcgcacgtcccggtgctcgaccagctggTCGCGCGGTACGTCCGCGCGACCAGCGACCCcaccgcgctcgccatGGAGAAGCAcgcgtgcctgcgccggctCGAGCTGGAGCTGGCGCTGGGCGATAGGGTGCAGCCCTCGACGTCGCAGCGTCTGTTGACGCTCGCCAAGTACCAGACGCACCTGCTTATTGCTCCGCACACGCCGCAGGAGATGATGGTGCTGGCGCTTGCCTATGCCTCCTACGCACCGCGGTCTGCGTGGCCGAACTGGTTCGAACtgcaaggcgcgcagctcTGGAACGacctgcgtgccgcgcaggtcgacgcCAAGACAGACCGCGGCATGAGCGCCGTGCTcagtgcgccgctcgacctcgtgTGCGACtacgcagcgtgcgcgctgccgacgtcggcctcgACTCTCGTCGCCGTGTCCCCCTTGAGCaacgtgctcgacgcgctgcgcagtgAGGAGCTCCTCGCGTTCTGGACGACGCTCCTTGCGAGCATGATGCGCCAGAGTGACGATGCGTCGTCTGCGCTCCAGCCGCGGGTCCTCGACGTGGTCAAGGACAAGGCGAGTCTCTTGGggctgcgcaagcagctcaCGACCattgcgcaggagcgcccgctgcgcaacgcgctcgcggcgcagcagctctgGGTCGCCTACGcggtccttgcgctggtGTCGGGCAACGTGTCCGGCGCCAAACAAACGGCGCgcatgctcgccgaggcgacgcaggTGCGCACACGTGCAACACACCTTctcctgcagctcgtgctcAACGAGCCGGGCGAGTGCCCGTCTCCCTCGGGCCCCATCGACGCACTCTCGTCGGTGGTGCTGGGCTGGATGGTGCTGCAGCGTACGTATTGTGCGTCGGAGCGCCTTcccgtcgccgagctccagcagctcgcgtcGCAGTGCCTCTGGGATGCAGTCGCCCCGagcgagcccgaggcggcggtgcgcagtGCGCGGCCGCTCTCTGTCACGGACCATGTGCGCAccgtgctcggcgaagTGGCGTGCCGCGTCTCGGAGCacaccgcgacgccggccgccgtgcagctcgcgacgcgcccttGGCACAGTGCATGCACCGAGGCACACCGCGTGCACATCCCGTCGCTGACCAACTCGTTGGACACGCTGATGGACCACCTCGCCGGCatctcggcgcaggccatGTAA
- a CDS encoding uncharacterized protein (COG:O; TransMembrane:1 (o220-242i); EggNog:ENOG503NYDY), which translates to MTVDHGGDPVPLNGNKSDLGRQSGGEIDIIEGVDGEGANLASLHTGGACQVPSNVSTVQQGSLQQPNCTNQPGCATKFDNVASFGLGFNANLDSKSLPVEVVAPLNNAPTTLNYEDAINAWGKPQAFFGSDFGNGSDCSMSENFNNHEIIFDTTTTCQDFIINNGSQLDGARWEIDYLRIYSNGCEKQTDKPCPKGQPEGDCSHCPEGSDCHKASAGVRLSAPVTGTLTFALTSMIAAYLFVELLNCM; encoded by the exons ATGACGGTCGACCACGGCGGCGATCCTGTGCCGTTGAATGGAAACAAGAGCGACCTGGGCCGCCAGAGC GGTGGCGAAATCGACATTATTGAGGGTGTCGATGGCGAAGGCGCTAATCTTGCGAGTCTCCACACGGGCGGTGCATGCCAGGTTCCTTCTAATGTGAGCACCGTCCAGCAGGG TTCCTTGCAGCAGCCCAACTGTACCAACCAGCCCGGATGCGCCACCAAGTTTGACAATGTCGCCTCGTTTGGCCTTGGATTTAATGCGAA TCTGGACTCCAAGTCGCTCCCTGTCGAGGTGGTGGCGCCTTTGAACAACGCGCCTACAACGCTGAACTACGAAGACGCGATCAACGCATGGGGCAAGCCGCAGGCCTTTTTTGGCTCCGACTTTGGTAATGGCTCAGACTGCTCCATGAGCGAAAACTTTAATAACCACGAGATCATTTTCGACACGAC GACAACGTGTCAGGACTTTATTATCA ACAATGGCTCGCAActggacggcgcgcgctgggaGATTGACTATCTGCGCATCTACTCTAATGGATGCGAGAAGCAGACCGACAAGCCGTGTCCAAAGGGGCAACCGGAGGGCGACTGCTCGCACTGTCCCGAAGGTTCCGACTGCCACAAGGCatcggccggcgtgcggctGTCTGCGCCGGTGACGGGCACGCTCACCTTTGCTCTGACCAGCATGATCGCGGCGTATCTATTCGTCGAGTTGTTGAATTGCATGTAA
- a CDS encoding proline--tRNA ligase (EggNog:ENOG503NU59; COG:J) yields the protein MFLLSARKASKPVRLSALYSPTLSADATASLDTIDSLKLLLRGGYVRQSASGTYSYLPVGMRMLQKITNVIDEEMERIGASRIEMPQLLSSALWHKTGRIQAMGSELFRFKDRRGAEMILAPTHEEEVTRLIGADVDSPKALPVRVYQIGRKFRDEPRPRAGLLRTKEFLMKDMYSFDASAEAAKEAYADVRGAYASIFNRVFDWSHIPSLASSAPAWREAQADTGAMGGTFSHEFHVEDAIGEDTLLSCDHCTYAANVECATSHATPERHAKSLEDVEIALFTRKSDPGCVHAIVYPAWATLNPLVLGRDQLEPLSSEAPLERLCIVRDHDVALDDASLRAAVQEAVAAARPTPESLALDEPSAASMVRTAEVGDVCAQCHTGHLAEHRAMEIGHTFLLGTRYSQVLGYSVTPSGASQREPLQMGCYGIGVTRILGALAQRAMHAHAQLHPEAANSKRPRAGFVWPQGLAPFEALILPAAPHTPQKLEAAQRLAAKLDAGVAPTWVNPSDDDLTSIQIPAEEIAVDDRAGRTFGSSLFDAELLGYPLLFLLGKHWEKTGEVEVRRAGHATRYCTVDGVCP from the exons ATGTTCCTGTT ATccgcgcgcaaggcgtcCAAGCCAGTCCGCCTCTCGGCCTTGTACAGTCCCACACTCTCTGCCGATGCCACTGCCTCACTCGATACCATTGACAGCTTgaagctgctgctgcgtggcggATATGTGCGCCAG TCCGCGTCGGGCACCTACTCCTACCTCCCGGTGGGCATGCGCATGCTGCAAAAGATCACCAATGTCATTGACGAGGAGATGGAACGCatcggcgcatcgcgcatTGAAATGCCACAGCTCTTGTCGTCGGCCTTGTGGCACAAGACGGGACGCATCCAAGCCATGGGCAGCGAGCTCTTCCGCTTCAAGGACCGCCGTGGCGCCGAAATGATCCTTGCGCCGACCCACGAAGAGGAGGTCACGCGCTTGATCGGCGCCGATGTCGATTcgcccaaggcgctgccggtgcgcgtgtACCAAATAGGGCGCAAGTttcgcgacgagccgcggccgcgcgcaggcCTGCTCCGCACAAAAGAGTTCCTCATGAAGGACATGTACTCTTTCGACGCCAGTGCTGAGGCGGCCAAGGAGGCGTAcgcggacgtgcgcggcgcgtatGCATCCATCTTTAACCGCGTCTTTGACTGGAGTCACATCCCGTCGCtcgcctcctcggcgccggcctgGCGCGAGGCACAGGCCGATACCGGCGCGATGGGCGGCACGTTTTCGCACGAGTTCCATGTGGAAGACGCGATCGGCGAAGATACTTTGCTGTCGTGCGACCACTGTACGTACGCGGCCAACGTCGagtgcgcgacgtcgcaTGCCACGCCGGAGCGCCATGCCAAGTCGCTGGAGGACGTCGAAATTGCGCTATTCACGAGAAAGAGCGACCCGGGTTGCGTGCATGCGATCGTGTACCCTGCGTGGGCGACACTCAATCCGCTCGTCCTGGGCCgcgaccagctcgagccATTGTCCAGCGAAGCGCCGTTGGAGCGCCTGTGCATTGTGCGTGACCACGAcgttgcgctcgacgatgcgTCGCTCCGGGCCGCCGTGCAAGAGGCCGTGGCGGCCGCACGTCCGACACCCGAgtcgcttgcgctcgacgagccgagcgccgcgtccatggtgcgcaccgccgaggtcgGTGATGTCTGCGCACAGTGCCACACGGGGCACCTCGCCGAACACCGTGCGATGGAAATCGGGCACACGTTcttgctcggcacgcgctaCTCGCAGGTGCTGGGCTACAGCGtgacgccgagcggcgcgtcgcagcgcgagccTTTGCAGATGGGGTGCTATGGTATCGGCGTGACACGCAttctcggcgcgctcgctcagcgagccatgcacgcgcacgcgcagctgcacccCGAGGCGGCCAACAGCAAGCGGCCCCGTGCCGGCTTTGTCTGGCCGCAAGGGCTCGCGCcgttcgaggcgctgaTCCTCCCCGCTGCGCCCCATACGCCGCAGAAActggaggcggcgcagcgcctggcaGCCAAGTTGGACGCCGGTGTGGCGCCGACGTGGGTCAATCcgtccgacgacgacctgaCCTCGATCCAGATCCCGGCCGAGGAGATTGCCGTGGACGACCGTGCGGGCCGCACGTTTGGCTCGAGTCTGTTtgacgccgagctgcttggCTACCCTCTGctcttcctcctcggcaagcACTGGGAAAAGAccggcgaggtcgaggtgcgtcgcgccggccaTGCCACGCGCTACTGCAcggtcgacggcgtgtGCCCCTAA
- the KAE1 gene encoding N(6)-L-threonylcarbamoyladenine synthase (COG:O; EggNog:ENOG503NV5V; BUSCO:EOG0926347W): protein MPGGARSDPLPELTRPYLALGLEGSANKLGVGVIRHSPPTTDGFGAQLNYAQVDILSNVRHTYVTPPGQGFLPSDTAKHHKHWIVQVVTEAVRSSGLQSLDEVDCICFTKGPGMGAPLQAVSLVARTLALMYKKPLVGVNHCVGHIEMGRTITGAMNPVVLYVSGGNTQVIAYSAQRYRIFGETLDIAVGNCLDRFARVIGLSNDPSPGYNIEKEAKRGKRLMPLPYGTKGMDVSLAGMLSATEAYTKDKKFRPNAPLVSDTPVGALANGGLLAATAKHAVEAEPEPAAPSCDLDGNQVEAITPADLCFSLQEHIFAMLVEITERAMAHIGSRDVLIVGGVGCNERLQEMMGIMAQERGGNVFATDERFCIDNGIMIAHAGLLAFRTGQVTPLAKTTTTQRYRTDTPHIAWRA from the coding sequence ATGCccggcggagcgcgcaGCGATCCGCTGCCTGAGCTTACGCGCCCCTACCTGGCGCTGGGTCTCGAGGGCAGTGCAAACAAGCTTGGCGTAGGTGTGATCCGGCACTCGCCGCCCACGACCGATGGATTCGGCGCGCAGCTAAACTATGCACAGGTCGACATCCTGTCGAATGTGCGCCATACCTATGTGACGCCCCCCGGGCAGGGCTTCCTTCCGAGTGATACGGCGAAGCACCACAAGCACTGGATTGTGCAAGTAGTGACCGAGGCTGTGCGCTCCAGTGGTCTCCAGAGCCTGGACGAGGTGGACTGCATCTGTTTCACGAAAGGGCCAGGGatgggcgcgccgctgcaagCCGTgtcgctcgtcgcgcgcacgctcgcgctgatGTACAAGAAGCCATTGGTCGGCGTAAACCACTGTGTCGGCCACATCGAGATGGGCCGTACAATCACCGGCGCAATGAACCCCGTCGTGCTGTACGTCTCAGGCGGAAATACCCAGGTCATTGCGTactcggcgcagcgctaCCGCATCTTTGGCGAGACACTCGATATCGCAGTGGGCAACTGTCTCGACCGCTTTGCGCGAGTCATTGGCCTAAGCAACGACCCCTCGCCGGGCTACAATATCGAAAAAGAGGCCaagcgcggcaagcgcctgaTGCCCTTGCCGTACGGCACCAAAGGCATGGACGTTTCGCTGGCCGGCATGCTCAGCGCGACCGAGGCGTATACCAAAGACAAAAAGTTCCGCCCAAATGCACCGCTCGTCTCTGACACGCCGGTCGGTGCGCTGGCCAACGGTGGACTGCTCGCCGCCACCGCGAAGCATGCCGTCGAGGCAgagcccgagcccgcggcgccgtcctGCGACCTCGACGGCAACCAGGTCGAGGCCATTACGCCGGCCGATCTATGCTTTAGTCTGCAAGAGCACATCTTTGCCATGCTCGTCGAGATCACCGAGCGTGCCATGGCGCATATTGGCagccgcgacgtgctgatcgtcggcggcgtgggctGCAACGAGCGTCTCCAAGAGATGATGGGCATCATGGCccaggagcgcggcggcaatGTGTTTGCCACCGACGAGCGCTTCTGCATCGACAACGGTATCATGattgcgcacgccggcctgCTGGCCTTCCGCACGGGCCAAGTCACGCCGCTGGCCAAGACAACGACCACGCAGCGGTACCGCACGGATACGCCGCACATCGCATGGCGTGCATAG
- a CDS encoding uncharacterized protein (EggNog:ENOG503PM7H) yields MQASGEATPLDALFGASFDLNDATQDPAEAKRLRREARFRAAFEHARETYTAKIDDEAWFFEHGVQDEPHEVEQAVELDAKTTQRLEACITYLYFKKRYAAAYAWACALLRRLHVLVEMPSGAWHATSTFPAYPVRSQTKLQKSLSGSGAARESLDIALRCMLQLHPDTLWTLSNEELGIVAAAFHKVRLDPAEYRGLVAGDVVQDDAVKKMLWTPLPGLAVTLGDVCARSGHYRSALEAYALVLGVRGPQWRILASSAYAFSELAHGTNSPALCTLAQASLACALQVCTFTNRVTLARNALAGKVLRPEHIPPLSSAPAAEQHSEASEDAALLHDLLHTEPLRPEATVGVLHVALRKRGGASLLSKRLPSYLYTAQQMLQGNDTAWFAYEDDAPAAEAPRSVKTL; encoded by the exons ATGCAGGCGAGCGGCGAagcgacgccgctcgacgcactTTTCGGCGCTAGTTTCGACCTGAACGATGCCACGCAGGACcctgccgaggccaagcgcttgcggcgcgaggcgcggtTCCGCGCAGCGTTtgagcacgcgcgcgaAACGTACACGGCCAAaatcgacgacgaggcatGGTTTTtcgagcacggcgtccaggacgagccgcacgaggtcgagcaggcaGTAGAGCTCGACGCAAAGACGACGCAGCGGCTGG AGGCGTGCATTACCTATCTCTACTTTAAGAAACGGTACGCTGCCGCGTACGCgtgggcgtgcgcgctgctgcggcggctGCATGTGCTCGTCGAGATGCCGAGTGGTGCGTGGCACGCGACAAGCACGTTCCCTGCGTATCCCGTACGCTCCCAGACCAAGCTCCAAAAGTCGCTGAGTGggtcgggcgccgcgcgtgagTCACTCGATATAGCACTGCGGTGTAtgctgcagctgcaccCTGATACCCTTTGGACACTGTCCAACGAAGAACTTGGGATTGTCGCTGCAGCGTTCCACAaggtgcgcctcgatcCGGCCGAGTACCGCGGCCTCGTGGCCGGCGATGTGGTCCAAGACGACGCTGTAAAAAAGATGCTC TGGACGCCACTCCCCGGCCTTGCCgtgacgctcggcgacgtaTGTGCGCGCAGCGGACACTATCGCA GCGCCCTCGAAGCCTATGCGCTtgtcctcggcgtgcgtgggCCGCAATGGCGCATCCTCGCGTCGTCTGCCTATGCGTTTTCGGAGCTGGCGCACGGTACCAACAGCCCTGCGCTCTGCACGCTCGCACAGGCATCGCTCGCATGCGCACTCCAGGTCTGCACCTTTACGAACCGAGTCACGCTCGCACGCAACGCACTCGCAGGCAAGGTCCTGCGCCCCGAGCATATTCCCCCGCTGTCCTCGGCCCCCGCCGCGGAGCAGCAcagcgaggcgagcgaagacgcggcgctcctccacGACCTCCTCCACAccgagccgctgcgccccgaGGCAACGGTCGGTGTGCTGCATGTTGCGCTGCGaaagcgcggcggcgcatcccTACTGAGCAAGCGTCTCCCTTCTTACCTCTATACTGCGCAGCAAATGCTCCAAGGCAACGACACTGCATGGTTCGCATACGAagacgacgcgcccgccgccgaggcccctCGTAGTGTCAAAACCTTGTAG
- a CDS encoding uncharacterized protein (EggNog:ENOG503P6V6; COG:T; COG:U), translated as MLPHQREKVDISSLNEEEQKLFRLYGKLPNRKDLLANKLKERKYFDSGDYALSKAGRAPKQSVGTTIPNPDMVPHAATAQNGTPPIQIPGQSASPPGHSAPIGIPEGNASSPTSQSNRLSASMGGGVFGASPSRSSFPTATGVHAGSPGREPTSSLAREQVPDSSNDMVEG; from the exons ATGCTGCCCCATCAGCGTGAGAAAGTGGACATCTCG TCCCTCAATGAAGAGGAGCAGAAACTGTTTCGCTTGTACGGCAAGCTGCCGAACCGCAAGGACCTCTTAGCAAACAAGCTCAAG GAGCGTAAATACTTTGACTCGGGCGACTACGCGCTGTCCAAggccgggcgcgcgccgaagcAGTCGGTCGGGACCACGATCCCGAACCCTGATATGGTGCCGCATGCGGCCACCGCACAgaacggcacgccgcccatCCAGATCCCAGGgcagagcgcgtcgccgccgggccACTCGGCGCCGATCGGCATTCCGGAGGGCAACGCGTCGAGCCCCACGTCGCAGTCCAACCGTCTCTCCGCCTcgatgggcggcggcgtgtttggcgcatcgccgtcgcgctcctcgttTCCGACCGCGACCGGCGTGCACGCTGGAAGCCCAGGGCGCGAGCCGACCAGCTCGCTCGCACGTGAACAGGTGCCCGACTCCTCGAACGACATGGTGGAGGGATGA